The following proteins are encoded in a genomic region of Nocardioides renjunii:
- a CDS encoding ArnT family glycosyltransferase, with protein sequence MTRRLDPLGPLLAILAGALFVLRGFDSVLTRDLALYAYAGQRVADGVPPYVGVMNRSGPLAHLVPGAGAWLGDLVGMDDLLATRLVMFLVSVLVVWATYVLGRDVLWSRAVGAAAATFVATMPGFVIYAVGGPRDKTTMVLFLTLALVAMVRGRWGWAGSCVALATLTWQPAFLPGIAAVAVAALLTPGHRLRAMLRVAVAGALTTLVFVAGFALAGALPEALDGFIRIHLTATYQPGLTEEWDETWEAFRIAFGFATYPFLAGLVLLPLVTVPSAWRLVRRSTRLPDRTGDVALVAATAGEVAGLVWSYRTFNGWADALVLVPFAALGLAGALALVARALPGRVGAAVPVAACLALLAGGLAYVFEDHEPVLTAQRAEVDAVLDVLPDATMVSIEAPQPLVLAHRVNPSQHQMFRLGLETYVGDTWPGGLEGYADWIAERSPDIVAVGGGARYDWLMPVLDADYVEIGTTTGWYWFVDRDLGANTVAELRDAVED encoded by the coding sequence GTGACGCGGCGCCTGGACCCCCTCGGACCGCTCCTCGCGATTCTGGCCGGCGCCCTCTTCGTGCTGCGGGGCTTCGACTCCGTGCTGACCCGGGACCTGGCCCTCTACGCCTACGCCGGCCAGCGCGTGGCCGACGGGGTGCCGCCCTACGTCGGCGTGATGAACCGCTCGGGCCCCCTCGCCCACCTCGTGCCGGGCGCCGGCGCCTGGCTGGGCGACCTGGTGGGGATGGACGACCTGCTGGCCACCCGCCTGGTCATGTTCCTCGTCTCCGTGCTGGTGGTCTGGGCGACCTACGTCCTGGGTCGGGACGTCCTTTGGTCCCGGGCCGTCGGTGCCGCTGCCGCGACGTTCGTGGCCACCATGCCGGGCTTCGTCATCTACGCCGTGGGCGGCCCGCGCGACAAGACGACGATGGTGCTGTTCCTCACGCTCGCCCTGGTCGCGATGGTCCGGGGCCGCTGGGGCTGGGCGGGGAGTTGCGTCGCGCTGGCCACGCTCACCTGGCAGCCAGCGTTCCTGCCGGGCATCGCCGCCGTCGCGGTCGCCGCCCTGCTGACGCCGGGCCACCGGCTCCGCGCCATGCTCCGGGTGGCGGTCGCGGGCGCGCTGACCACCCTCGTGTTCGTCGCCGGCTTCGCCCTCGCCGGCGCCCTGCCGGAGGCCCTCGACGGCTTCATCCGCATCCACCTCACCGCGACCTACCAGCCCGGCCTCACCGAGGAGTGGGACGAGACGTGGGAGGCCTTCCGGATCGCCTTCGGGTTCGCGACCTACCCGTTCCTCGCCGGACTGGTCCTGCTGCCGCTCGTGACCGTGCCGTCGGCGTGGCGGCTCGTCCGGCGCAGCACGCGGCTGCCTGATCGGACCGGCGACGTCGCGCTGGTGGCCGCCACCGCCGGCGAGGTGGCCGGGCTCGTGTGGAGCTACCGCACCTTCAACGGCTGGGCCGACGCGCTCGTGCTGGTCCCCTTCGCCGCCCTCGGGCTCGCCGGCGCCCTCGCCCTCGTGGCACGTGCCCTCCCCGGCCGGGTCGGCGCGGCGGTGCCCGTGGCGGCCTGCCTGGCGCTGCTCGCCGGGGGCCTCGCCTACGTGTTCGAGGACCACGAGCCGGTCCTGACCGCGCAGCGCGCGGAGGTCGACGCGGTCCTCGACGTCCTCCCCGACGCGACCATGGTCTCGATCGAGGCACCGCAGCCTCTGGTGCTGGCGCACCGGGTCAACCCCAGCCAGCACCAGATGTTCCGCCTGGGCCTGGAGACGTACGTCGGCGACACCTGGCCCGGCGGGCTGGAGGGCTACGCCGACTGGATCGCCGAGCGCAGCCCGGACATCGTCGCGGTCGGCGGCGGGGCCCGCTACGACTGGCTGATGCCCGTGCTGGACGCCGACTACGTCGAGATCGGCACGACCACCGGGTGGTACTGGTTCGTCGACCGCGACCTCGGTGCCAACACCGTGGCCGAGCTCCGGGACGCGGTCGAGGACTGA
- a CDS encoding glycosyltransferase family 2 protein has translation MTDAPSRPSAGTGPADARDFTYSVVIPVFNSEQIVATTVDRTLAVFRDAGLRHELILVNDGSEDGSWAVVSELARTTPGVVAIDLLTNYGQHHANVAGMREATGDYVITMDDDLQNPPDQALLLIERAMEGYDVVFGRFETKQAAGYRRIGSKMISMINRRVFGQPSNLTVSNFRILRRDVVTRIVTSRTAHPYITGQALMYSSQRANVDVRHDPRPVGSSNYNLVRIVRLLMTILFSYSSFPLRLGALLGFVLAGLSFLFGAYLVISRVVNDTRVPGWTSLMVLLSIFNGFSIALLSILGEYVVRTLNAVSDPVTSHVAELVRGPASEQPG, from the coding sequence ATGACCGACGCCCCGTCCCGGCCGTCCGCCGGCACCGGCCCGGCCGACGCGCGGGACTTCACCTACTCCGTGGTGATCCCGGTCTTCAACAGCGAGCAGATCGTCGCCACGACCGTGGACCGGACGCTCGCGGTGTTCCGCGACGCGGGGCTGCGCCACGAGCTGATCCTCGTCAACGACGGCAGCGAGGACGGCAGCTGGGCGGTCGTCTCCGAGCTGGCGCGCACGACCCCCGGCGTGGTGGCGATCGACCTGCTCACCAACTACGGCCAGCACCACGCCAACGTCGCCGGCATGCGGGAGGCGACGGGCGACTACGTCATCACCATGGACGACGACCTGCAGAACCCGCCCGACCAGGCGCTCCTGCTCATCGAGCGCGCGATGGAGGGCTACGACGTCGTCTTCGGGCGGTTCGAGACCAAGCAGGCTGCGGGCTACCGCCGGATCGGCAGCAAGATGATCTCGATGATCAACCGGCGGGTGTTCGGCCAGCCCTCGAACCTCACCGTCTCCAACTTCCGGATCCTGCGGCGCGACGTCGTCACCCGGATCGTCACGTCCCGCACGGCGCACCCCTACATCACCGGCCAGGCGCTGATGTACTCCTCGCAGCGGGCCAACGTCGACGTCCGTCACGACCCGCGGCCCGTCGGCTCGAGCAACTACAACCTGGTCCGGATCGTGCGCCTGTTGATGACCATCCTGTTCAGCTACTCCTCGTTCCCGCTGCGGCTGGGCGCCCTGCTGGGCTTCGTCCTCGCCGGGCTGAGCTTCCTCTTCGGCGCCTACCTGGTGATCTCCCGCGTGGTCAACGACACCCGGGTGCCCGGCTGGACCAGCCTCATGGTGCTGCTCTCCATCTTCAACGGGTTCTCGATCGCGCTGCTCTCGATCCTCGGGGAGTACGTCGTGCGCACCCTCAACGCCGTGAGCGACCCGGTCACCTCGCACGTGGCCGAGCTCGTCCGCGGACCGGCCTCCGAGCAGCCGGGGTGA
- a CDS encoding sulfotransferase family protein: protein MSRHLLVAGAQRCGTTYLRRLLADHPGVAMAEPARPEPKVLLDPAQVARGAEWYRATYLPHARDGQLLGEKSTSYLELPEAAAAASRLLGEPLVLVQLRDPVRRAVSHWSFSTEQGMERRPLAEVLEANLAGPLPWDGSGASVSPFAYLERGRYVDHLRPWLAEHGDRVRIQLLEDLVASPATMRETYAWLGIDPDHVPDSWGTPENASHGDTAPPLDPDLHQRLRDHFTEADAELADLLGRELPWRSPTRPPA from the coding sequence GTGAGCCGGCACCTCCTCGTCGCCGGCGCCCAGCGGTGCGGGACGACGTACCTGCGCAGGCTGCTCGCCGACCACCCCGGCGTGGCGATGGCCGAGCCGGCCCGACCCGAGCCCAAGGTGCTGCTGGACCCGGCGCAGGTGGCCCGTGGCGCGGAGTGGTACCGCGCGACGTACTTACCGCACGCCCGGGACGGCCAGCTGCTCGGCGAGAAGTCGACCAGCTACCTCGAGCTGCCCGAGGCGGCCGCCGCGGCCAGCCGCCTGCTGGGCGAGCCACTGGTCCTGGTGCAGCTCCGCGACCCGGTCCGCCGCGCCGTGTCGCACTGGTCCTTCAGCACCGAGCAGGGCATGGAACGCCGCCCGCTCGCCGAGGTCCTCGAGGCCAACCTCGCCGGCCCGCTGCCGTGGGACGGGTCCGGCGCCTCGGTGTCGCCGTTCGCCTACCTGGAGCGCGGCCGCTACGTCGACCACCTCCGACCGTGGCTCGCCGAGCACGGCGACCGGGTGCGCATCCAGCTCCTCGAGGACCTGGTCGCGAGCCCGGCGACGATGCGCGAGACGTACGCCTGGCTCGGGATCGACCCCGACCACGTGCCGGACTCGTGGGGGACGCCGGAGAACGCCAGCCACGGCGACACCGCCCCGCCGCTCGACCCCGACCTGCACCAGCGCCTGCGGGACCACTTCACCGAGGCCGACGCCGAGCTGGCCGACCTGCTCGGCCGCGAGCTGCCCTGGCGGTCGCCGACGCGACCGCCCGCCTGA
- the rffA gene encoding dTDP-4-amino-4,6-dideoxygalactose transaminase, producing MDTEIADIEFNVQTWVPSEVDYVRESLTGGQQSANGTYSRQVRELLKAETGSAEVLLTTSCTSALELSAMLMDLEPGDTVIVPSFTFTTTALAFVRQGARLLFCDIEPRTLGLDPQHVAELLADPVHGPTVRAVVVVHYAGIACDVAGIREALADRPDVALVEDNAHGLFGRWRGEPLGSLGRFSTLSFHETKNISCGEGGALVLNDPGDVARSWIHYDKGTDRQAFMEGQVDKYSWRDTGSSFGLADPLAAILLAQLEEREVIQARRRAVFERYQAGLAEHAADLGLVLPDVPEDREPAYHLFHVLLPEAERRGEVIAAMKAKGVPTAFHYVPLHDSEGGRRFAAAPGECPTSTEVSARLLRLPFHQELEADDCEQVVTALVDVLSGR from the coding sequence ATGGACACCGAGATCGCCGACATCGAGTTCAACGTGCAGACGTGGGTGCCCAGCGAGGTCGACTACGTGCGCGAGTCGCTGACGGGCGGGCAGCAGTCCGCCAACGGCACCTACTCGCGACAGGTCCGTGAGCTGCTGAAGGCCGAGACCGGGTCGGCCGAGGTGCTCCTCACCACGTCCTGCACCTCCGCACTCGAGCTGTCGGCGATGCTCATGGACCTCGAGCCCGGCGACACGGTCATCGTGCCGTCCTTCACCTTCACCACCACCGCGCTCGCCTTCGTCCGCCAGGGCGCCCGGCTGCTGTTCTGCGACATCGAGCCGCGCACCCTCGGGCTCGACCCGCAGCACGTGGCCGAGCTGCTGGCCGACCCGGTCCACGGCCCGACCGTGCGCGCCGTGGTGGTCGTGCACTACGCCGGCATCGCCTGCGACGTCGCGGGAATCCGCGAGGCGCTCGCCGACCGCCCCGACGTGGCCCTCGTCGAGGACAACGCGCACGGCCTCTTCGGGCGCTGGCGCGGGGAGCCGCTCGGCTCGCTCGGCCGGTTCTCCACCCTCAGCTTCCACGAGACCAAGAACATCAGCTGCGGCGAGGGCGGCGCGCTGGTCCTCAACGACCCCGGCGACGTGGCACGGTCGTGGATCCACTACGACAAGGGCACGGACCGGCAGGCCTTCATGGAGGGCCAGGTCGACAAGTACTCCTGGCGCGACACCGGCTCGTCGTTCGGCCTCGCGGACCCGTTGGCGGCCATCCTGCTCGCCCAGCTCGAGGAGCGGGAGGTGATCCAGGCCCGCCGCCGCGCCGTCTTCGAGCGCTACCAGGCCGGGCTCGCCGAGCACGCCGCCGACCTCGGCCTGGTCCTGCCCGACGTGCCGGAGGACCGCGAGCCCGCCTACCACCTGTTCCACGTGCTGCTGCCCGAGGCGGAGCGGCGTGGCGAGGTCATCGCGGCGATGAAGGCCAAGGGTGTGCCGACGGCGTTCCACTACGTCCCGTTGCACGACTCCGAAGGTGGTCGCCGGTTCGCCGCCGCGCCGGGTGAGTGCCCCACCTCGACCGAGGTGAGCGCGCGGCTGCTCCGCCTGCCCTTCCACCAGGAGCTCGAGGCCGACGACTGCGAGCAGGTGGTCACGGCCCTCGTCGACGTGCTGTCGGGCCGATGA